The following proteins are co-located in the Lacticaseibacillus paracasei subsp. paracasei genome:
- a CDS encoding MerR family transcriptional regulator codes for MNIRTCAHQSGVSKDTLRFYEKIGLIVPSRGENHYRDYTPDDVVKLQITRNLKAVGLSLNEISMILRMYDAPVTKACREDTLAILQSYREVFKRRAKLDLALSNIAFDMTTAIKMQAWDDAMMTLFKKIGALND; via the coding sequence ATGAATATTAGGACATGTGCGCATCAATCCGGTGTTAGCAAAGATACGTTGAGGTTTTATGAAAAGATTGGCTTGATTGTGCCATCAAGGGGTGAAAATCATTATCGCGATTATACCCCAGATGATGTGGTTAAGTTGCAGATCACGCGAAATTTAAAAGCGGTTGGGTTGTCTTTAAATGAAATCAGCATGATATTGCGAATGTACGATGCGCCAGTGACAAAGGCTTGTCGCGAAGATACCTTGGCCATTTTGCAAAGTTATCGCGAAGTCTTTAAACGCCGGGCGAAGCTGGATCTTGCCCTTAGCAACATAGCGTTTGATATGACCACTGCCATTAAAATGCAGGCGTGGGATGATGCAATGATGACATTATTTAAAAAGATAGGGGCACTTAATGATTAA
- a CDS encoding YrdB family protein, translating to MIKTIADGIRFLLEIATVVLLIIAGFNSNDLVVKLTVGVIAPVLGILFWGRFMAPMSLHRLPTIGRVITEILIFGGTSLATYLLTTHKAALIYGGIALIDTLIEHLIP from the coding sequence ATGATTAAAACAATTGCAGATGGGATTCGTTTTCTGTTAGAAATTGCAACAGTTGTGTTATTGATCATCGCTGGGTTCAATAGTAACGATCTTGTGGTTAAACTAACTGTGGGTGTGATAGCGCCGGTGCTCGGCATTCTTTTTTGGGGTCGGTTCATGGCCCCAATGTCGCTTCACAGGTTGCCAACAATTGGCCGGGTGATAACGGAAATACTCATATTTGGGGGAACGTCGTTGGCAACGTATTTGCTAACAACACATAAAGCCGCATTGATTTATGGCGGCATAGCATTGATAGATACTTTGATTGAGCATCTAATACCGTGA
- a CDS encoding transposase: MTNTAIRYTPEFKQTLIDLHEKGHSFKELHEEYGPSLDTIRKWVQAATVIAIDHQGTAVTNEQFKQLQKENRRLREELDILKRAAVLLAKR, encoded by the coding sequence ATGACCAATACAGCTATTCGCTACACCCCCGAATTTAAGCAAACCTTGATTGATCTTCATGAAAAAGGACACTCATTCAAAGAACTACATGAAGAATACGGTCCTTCCTTAGACACTATTCGCAAATGGGTTCAGGCGGCCACTGTCATTGCCATTGATCATCAAGGTACTGCTGTGACCAACGAACAGTTCAAGCAACTTCAAAAAGAAAATCGCCGTTTGAGGGAAGAACTCGATATTTTAAAACGAGCGGCGGTGTTGCTGGCAAAGCGTTGA
- a CDS encoding IS3 family transposase has product MIHSGRKAALFMIQDQLSRGHRITVILRALRIPSSTYYDWLRWHPKSRNRRRIKLKELVQVLWQRRKFYGYVRIAKRIRKLLKCRLSDRTIWKVMRELGIQSTMYRKRSKKPTTTTDMPQKPNLMRHLADLSEVVTTDITYIQLINQNWVYLATAYDPKARKVLAWQVGQQMTQDLAVAPIQALIHQGYTFKMVHSDMGSQYTSRLFETTLTDAHLRHSYSRKGKPADNGRIEAYHSLLKREWVRLEQINYESILDVTESIARYNTFYNHDRETNGRGACKRKSAAA; this is encoded by the coding sequence TTGATTCATAGCGGCCGAAAGGCCGCTCTTTTTATGATTCAAGATCAATTGAGCCGGGGGCACCGCATCACAGTTATTCTCCGAGCGTTACGGATCCCTTCGAGTACCTACTATGACTGGTTAAGGTGGCATCCTAAGTCACGAAATCGCCGCCGAATTAAGCTTAAAGAGCTGGTTCAGGTTCTTTGGCAACGTCGAAAGTTTTACGGATACGTGCGGATTGCTAAACGTATTCGTAAATTACTTAAATGCCGCTTAAGTGACCGCACGATTTGGAAAGTCATGCGTGAATTGGGGATTCAATCGACAATGTATCGTAAACGCTCTAAAAAGCCTACCACAACCACTGACATGCCCCAAAAACCTAATTTAATGCGACACCTAGCTGACTTGTCTGAGGTCGTGACCACCGATATCACCTATATTCAACTGATCAACCAAAACTGGGTTTACCTTGCAACAGCGTATGATCCAAAAGCGAGAAAAGTCTTAGCTTGGCAAGTGGGTCAACAGATGACACAAGACCTCGCGGTCGCACCGATTCAAGCGTTAATTCACCAAGGTTATACTTTTAAGATGGTTCATAGCGATATGGGTAGTCAATATACCAGTCGTTTGTTTGAGACAACATTGACAGATGCGCACCTGCGTCACTCATATTCGCGCAAAGGCAAACCGGCTGATAACGGGCGGATTGAGGCCTACCATTCGCTATTGAAACGAGAATGGGTCCGGTTGGAGCAGATCAACTATGAATCAATTTTAGACGTCACTGAATCCATTGCTCGTTACAACACCTTCTACAATCATGATCGCGAGACCAACGGTCGCGGTGCTTGCAAAAGAAAGTCAGCAGCTGCATAA
- a CDS encoding IS30 family transposase, producing the protein MAIITLIERSQIELMQHHTIQYIAATLGRSRISIRHELHRCPEGDYCAIIAQDHADTCRHRCGRHSILTPKLKRMVTEKLNLGWSPEMVGYAVHCAPHTIYHWIYQRQVDFQPSQLFDHGKRHKRRQDLRSRYNQAVGTSIEIRSESANRRTEKGHLEMDTVRGGRGSKAAVLTIVDRVTRLMATTKLENLSQNAVLKGFARLMVDFPGPVRSVTVDHGKEFSCDQALTKRYRIPVYFCHAYHPNERGTNERFNRELRYYFPKGTQFDQVSETDIQQATALINNKPRKCLRWQTPVQAVSKPLSRW; encoded by the coding sequence ATGGCCATTATAACCTTAATTGAACGATCTCAGATAGAACTGATGCAACACCACACGATTCAATACATCGCCGCGACCTTAGGCCGCTCTCGTATTTCTATTAGGCATGAGCTTCACCGTTGCCCTGAAGGTGATTACTGCGCCATTATAGCTCAGGATCATGCCGATACTTGTCGGCATCGTTGTGGTCGGCACTCGATTTTAACGCCTAAGTTGAAGCGGATGGTAACTGAGAAGCTAAACCTAGGTTGGTCCCCTGAAATGGTCGGTTATGCCGTTCACTGTGCGCCACACACGATTTACCACTGGATTTATCAAAGACAAGTCGATTTTCAGCCAAGCCAACTCTTTGATCACGGTAAACGTCATAAAAGAAGACAAGACCTTCGGTCGCGCTATAACCAAGCAGTAGGCACCTCAATTGAGATTCGCAGTGAGTCAGCTAATCGGCGAACCGAAAAAGGACATTTAGAGATGGATACAGTTCGCGGTGGTCGCGGGTCAAAGGCTGCTGTTTTGACCATTGTCGATCGGGTGACACGTTTAATGGCGACAACTAAGCTTGAAAACTTATCACAAAATGCTGTTCTCAAGGGATTTGCAAGACTGATGGTGGACTTTCCGGGTCCGGTTCGATCAGTGACGGTTGATCACGGTAAAGAGTTTTCCTGCGATCAGGCGCTTACAAAGCGCTATCGGATACCGGTTTACTTTTGCCACGCCTATCACCCGAATGAACGGGGCACAAATGAACGGTTCAATCGAGAACTTCGCTACTATTTCCCGAAGGGAACACAGTTTGATCAGGTTTCAGAGACCGATATTCAACAAGCCACAGCGCTTATCAATAACAAACCTAGAAAATGTCTCCGTTGGCAAACCCCAGTTCAAGCAGTGAGCAAGCCTCTTTCTAGGTGGTAA
- a CDS encoding DUF2399 domain-containing protein, translated as MSSYIDAFEKVTGQPAPPEAGKLDQLFNQIRQGKTLPPRGQQAVAMGLTAHTLNDAREDPALFAYYRWVMTHCFKSGQVNELTARLIGMAFTSANIFDTDLPQPLTLNPWQLTPMLDFPLKNKQAVVIENNGVFALLHQEHPDWPLILQSGNDFNEVYVQLIQRPEARGMRYVYLGDLDSAGIQMADQFARLLKQTSAEEVAALQQPTDVRLWLADLGKIDVRRTKQRKVVSPVYQAEMTTIALFGKFIEQEQLMGVYEERIAEWLEATEV; from the coding sequence GTGAGCTCATATATTGACGCCTTTGAAAAGGTCACCGGGCAGCCGGCACCGCCGGAAGCTGGCAAACTCGATCAACTTTTCAATCAAATCAGACAAGGGAAAACGTTGCCGCCACGCGGGCAGCAAGCCGTTGCGATGGGATTAACTGCGCACACGCTTAATGACGCACGGGAAGACCCAGCACTTTTTGCCTATTATCGCTGGGTCATGACCCACTGCTTTAAATCGGGTCAGGTCAACGAACTGACTGCCCGACTCATCGGTATGGCCTTTACCTCGGCTAATATTTTTGACACCGACTTGCCCCAACCGCTGACCCTCAATCCCTGGCAGCTCACACCTATGCTCGACTTTCCACTGAAAAACAAACAAGCCGTTGTCATCGAAAACAACGGCGTCTTTGCTTTACTACACCAAGAACATCCCGACTGGCCGTTAATCTTACAGTCTGGCAACGACTTTAACGAGGTTTATGTCCAACTCATCCAACGACCTGAGGCGCGGGGGATGCGCTACGTCTACCTCGGTGATCTCGACAGCGCCGGCATTCAAATGGCCGATCAGTTTGCAAGGCTGTTGAAGCAAACATCAGCCGAAGAAGTGGCGGCGTTGCAACAACCAACCGATGTTCGACTTTGGTTAGCTGATCTTGGCAAAATAGACGTTCGCCGCACCAAGCAACGCAAGGTCGTCTCGCCGGTCTATCAAGCAGAGATGACGACGATTGCACTTTTTGGGAAGTTTATTGAGCAGGAACAGTTGATGGGGGTTTATGAGGAACGGATTGCTGAGTGGCTTGAAGCGACAGAAGTTTGA
- a CDS encoding GNAT family N-acetyltransferase, with product MVTYTIKNYHPEMLESWLRCRALAYMRSSFQDEITAEKEHVSADNGISLVAVKDQQVIGIAEAIFLDHGEAKAESYGLPPNTVLTTLDTLAVHPDYQHVGIAKALLTHLKKQLESRGGVLLIYTLDDEAANGLYKTIGAKLCYKASIVHGHSPHNHVPQWTDFQVTKDGEVTVYDEHGNEVPYGQDMETYYVGKVRNFKELTSISEIVTEHVYTLAV from the coding sequence ATGGTTACTTACACAATCAAAAACTATCATCCAGAAATGCTGGAAAGTTGGCTTCGTTGTCGCGCCTTGGCCTATATGCGAAGTTCGTTTCAAGACGAAATCACGGCTGAAAAAGAGCATGTTTCGGCTGACAATGGCATCTCATTAGTTGCCGTCAAGGATCAGCAGGTAATTGGCATTGCCGAGGCGATTTTTTTAGATCATGGTGAGGCAAAGGCTGAGTCATATGGTTTGCCTCCAAACACTGTGCTTACAACACTTGATACGCTGGCGGTGCATCCTGATTATCAGCATGTCGGGATTGCCAAAGCATTGCTGACACATTTAAAGAAGCAGCTAGAGTCACGAGGAGGCGTTTTGCTAATTTATACGCTAGATGATGAGGCGGCAAATGGATTATACAAGACAATTGGCGCCAAACTTTGTTATAAAGCCTCAATTGTTCATGGCCACAGTCCCCACAATCACGTGCCGCAATGGACTGATTTTCAGGTGACAAAAGATGGAGAAGTTACTGTTTATGATGAACACGGTAATGAAGTCCCATATGGGCAAGATATGGAAACATACTATGTCGGTAAGGTCAGAAACTTCAAAGAGCTTACGAGTATTAGTGAAATTGTGACCGAGCATGTGTATACATTGGCAGTCTAA
- a CDS encoding type II toxin-antitoxin system RelB/DinJ family antitoxin, translated as MAATKKETRLNIRIDPELKSAAQIVANDMGIDLTAAVTMFMTKMVKDHALPFTPTSLPVETLQALKEAKHPELLKKYSTPDDMWRDLNV; from the coding sequence ATGGCAGCCACAAAGAAAGAAACTCGCTTGAATATTCGTATTGATCCTGAATTAAAAAGTGCTGCTCAAATCGTAGCAAATGATATGGGCATCGACTTGACCGCAGCTGTTACGATGTTCATGACGAAAATGGTGAAGGATCACGCCCTCCCGTTTACCCCAACAAGTCTACCAGTTGAAACCTTACAGGCGCTGAAAGAAGCAAAGCACCCAGAGCTGCTCAAAAAATACAGCACACCTGATGACATGTGGAGAGACTTGAATGTATAG
- a CDS encoding type II toxin-antitoxin system YafQ family toxin → MYSLVPTPTFKRDLKRLSKKHWPMDELKTAVNLLAAGTNAELLSKKYADHALSSSSEWKGYRELHVDGPRGGWLLIYKIKQQDLILTLVRTGSHHNLLGK, encoded by the coding sequence ATGTATAGTCTGGTTCCGACGCCTACATTTAAGCGCGATCTAAAACGACTCTCCAAGAAGCATTGGCCGATGGACGAACTAAAGACGGCTGTTAATCTCCTAGCTGCTGGTACAAATGCTGAACTATTAAGCAAAAAGTATGCAGATCATGCCTTGTCTTCAAGCAGCGAGTGGAAAGGATATCGTGAACTACATGTTGACGGCCCTCGTGGCGGCTGGTTGCTAATCTATAAAATTAAGCAGCAAGATCTTATTTTAACCCTAGTTAGAACCGGATCTCATCATAACCTTCTGGGTAAATAG
- a CDS encoding Tex family protein: MIEEQTVQLVQQSLTDITDRQINTVLNLMQEGNTVPFIARYRKEMTGSLDEVQIQAIEEAYKRATALQDRKAAVIKSIAEQGALTAKLEQQIQASTKLQDVEDIYLPYKQKRQTKAMVAKSRGLEPFAKWLLAFPNGSLEQEAQKYVDPAKEIATVQDVLDGAHEILAETFSEMAPIRNWVRNFTMRTGTISATVKTKGKELDEKGVYQQYYDFEEPVKKMSSTRTLAINRGEKEKILTVKVKVDTDAVLHYFHFKIIDNRPSTEATAFIEDAYEDAYKRFVGPAIEREVRNALTTDAEEKSIKVFGQNLYNLLMQAPIKGKVVLGFDPAYRTGCKLAIVDENGKFLAKAVIYPHKPAPEKKRQEAAPELIALLEKYQVTMIAIGNGTASRESEQFVAETLKQIKRDVFYVIVNEAGASVYSASQEARDEFPDLHVEQRSAISIARRLQDPLAELVKIDPESVGVGQYQHDLPSKDLSNEVDVVVERAVNQVGVNLNTASYQLLTHISGLSKTIATNIVHYRDENGRYNSRAELKKVPRLGPKAFEQSVGFLRIIGGKNPLDNTDIHPESYPVAKKVLAAAGVTAADLGDAAAVAKIREVPIAPLVSEGVGAETAKDIITSLQNPGRDLRDNMAAPILRQDVLTMEDLKVGMKLEGTVRNVVDFGAFVDIGVKHDGLVHISKMARKFVRDPKTVVAIGDIVEVWIESVDLARERIQLTMVDPAMG, translated from the coding sequence TTGATTGAAGAACAAACTGTTCAATTAGTCCAACAAAGTTTAACCGACATCACCGATCGACAGATTAATACCGTTTTGAATTTGATGCAAGAAGGCAACACGGTACCATTTATCGCGCGTTATCGTAAAGAAATGACAGGCAGCCTTGATGAAGTACAGATTCAGGCAATTGAGGAAGCTTATAAACGTGCGACTGCTTTGCAAGATCGTAAAGCGGCCGTCATTAAAAGCATCGCTGAGCAAGGAGCACTGACTGCCAAGCTGGAACAGCAGATTCAAGCCAGTACCAAACTGCAAGATGTGGAAGATATCTATCTACCATACAAGCAGAAGCGCCAGACCAAGGCGATGGTGGCTAAGTCGCGCGGCCTTGAACCATTCGCCAAATGGTTGCTTGCTTTTCCAAACGGATCTCTTGAGCAGGAAGCCCAGAAGTACGTTGATCCAGCCAAAGAAATTGCCACCGTCCAGGATGTTTTAGATGGTGCCCACGAAATTTTGGCGGAGACTTTTAGCGAAATGGCTCCGATTCGTAACTGGGTGCGCAATTTTACCATGCGCACAGGAACCATTAGCGCGACAGTCAAAACGAAGGGCAAAGAACTAGACGAAAAAGGCGTTTATCAGCAATACTACGACTTCGAGGAACCCGTCAAGAAGATGTCCTCAACGCGTACGTTGGCGATCAATCGTGGGGAAAAAGAGAAAATTCTGACGGTTAAAGTCAAAGTCGACACTGATGCTGTCCTGCATTACTTCCATTTTAAAATTATCGACAATCGGCCCAGTACGGAAGCAACGGCGTTTATTGAGGACGCTTACGAAGATGCATACAAGCGATTTGTTGGGCCAGCGATTGAGCGGGAAGTACGGAATGCATTAACAACTGATGCCGAAGAGAAATCCATCAAGGTTTTCGGCCAAAATCTGTACAACTTGCTGATGCAAGCACCAATCAAAGGCAAGGTTGTGTTAGGTTTTGACCCGGCATACCGCACTGGCTGTAAATTGGCCATCGTTGATGAAAATGGTAAGTTCTTGGCCAAGGCTGTGATTTATCCGCATAAACCAGCACCAGAAAAAAAGCGTCAGGAAGCCGCACCAGAACTCATTGCGCTGCTTGAAAAGTATCAAGTGACGATGATTGCGATCGGTAATGGCACGGCTAGTCGGGAATCCGAGCAATTTGTCGCCGAAACGTTGAAGCAGATCAAGCGTGATGTTTTTTACGTGATCGTGAATGAAGCAGGGGCGTCAGTTTACTCTGCGAGCCAAGAAGCGCGTGATGAATTTCCCGACTTGCATGTGGAACAACGCAGCGCCATCAGCATTGCGCGCCGCCTACAAGATCCGCTCGCCGAACTCGTCAAAATTGATCCAGAGTCGGTCGGTGTTGGTCAGTATCAACACGACTTGCCAAGCAAAGATCTGTCCAATGAAGTCGATGTCGTGGTCGAACGCGCTGTGAACCAGGTCGGCGTGAACTTGAACACAGCCAGTTACCAACTGCTGACGCACATTTCCGGCCTATCTAAAACCATCGCAACTAATATCGTGCACTACCGCGATGAAAACGGCCGCTACAACAGCCGTGCAGAGTTGAAAAAGGTGCCACGTTTAGGACCGAAAGCATTTGAGCAATCAGTAGGATTCCTACGCATTATCGGCGGCAAAAATCCGTTAGACAACACCGACATCCATCCTGAAAGTTATCCAGTCGCTAAAAAAGTTCTGGCGGCAGCAGGTGTGACCGCCGCTGATTTAGGCGATGCAGCAGCAGTCGCTAAAATTCGCGAGGTACCCATTGCGCCATTGGTAAGTGAAGGGGTTGGTGCTGAAACTGCGAAAGATATCATCACCAGCCTGCAAAATCCGGGCCGAGACCTGCGTGACAACATGGCCGCGCCTATTCTGCGACAAGACGTCTTGACAATGGAAGACTTAAAAGTGGGGATGAAGCTAGAAGGCACCGTCCGCAATGTCGTTGACTTCGGCGCATTCGTTGACATCGGTGTGAAACACGATGGCCTCGTCCATATCTCCAAGATGGCGCGCAAATTTGTGCGTGATCCAAAGACCGTGGTTGCCATTGGTGACATTGTCGAGGTTTGGATTGAGTCGGTTGATTTGGCGCGGGAACGGATTCAGTTGACGATGGTGGATCCGGCGATGGGTTAA
- the rpsD gene encoding 30S ribosomal protein S4, translated as MSRYTGPRWKQSRRLGLSLSGTGKELARRPYAPGDHGANNRRKISEYGQQLREKQKLRWMYGLNERQFQNLFLRAGKIKEGTHGDNFMILLETRLDNLVFRLGLASSRPQARQLVNHGHITVDGKRVDIPSYEVEPGQVIALRERSQNLAIVNEAIENTVSRPAYVTFDDTKKTGSLVRLPERGELEPEVDESLVVEYYNQKL; from the coding sequence ATGTCTCGTTATACTGGTCCTCGCTGGAAGCAGAGCCGTCGTCTTGGCCTCTCCCTTTCCGGCACTGGTAAAGAATTAGCTCGTCGTCCTTATGCACCTGGTGATCATGGTGCCAACAACCGTCGTAAGATCTCTGAATACGGCCAACAATTGCGTGAAAAGCAAAAGTTACGTTGGATGTACGGCTTAAACGAACGCCAATTCCAGAACTTGTTCCTGCGCGCCGGCAAGATCAAAGAAGGTACCCATGGTGATAACTTCATGATCCTGCTCGAAACCCGTTTGGACAATCTGGTTTTCCGATTGGGTCTGGCTTCCAGCCGTCCGCAAGCACGCCAACTTGTTAACCACGGTCACATCACCGTTGATGGCAAGCGCGTCGATATCCCTTCTTATGAAGTAGAGCCTGGCCAAGTGATCGCTCTTCGCGAACGTTCACAAAACCTTGCTATCGTCAATGAAGCCATCGAGAACACCGTTTCCCGTCCGGCCTACGTTACCTTTGACGACACTAAGAAGACCGGTTCCCTCGTTCGTTTACCAGAACGTGGCGAACTCGAACCAGAAGTTGACGAATCACTGGTTGTTGAATACTATAACCAGAAACTTTAA
- a CDS encoding GAF domain-containing protein translates to MTTLDPIIVDQLDGLLTGETNPITVLANASALLNDLMTDLNWAGFYLYNDKTGQLDLGPFQGKVACMHIQPGNGVVGTSYAQNAVLRVPNVHEFAGHIACDSASNAEIVVPITVDNRVVAIMDIDSPTLDRFSENDEAILTKFGETLAAHLDTAALNTVY, encoded by the coding sequence ATGACGACCCTTGATCCCATCATTGTTGACCAATTAGACGGCTTGCTAACCGGCGAAACTAACCCAATTACAGTACTTGCCAATGCCAGCGCTTTGTTAAACGACTTGATGACTGACCTCAACTGGGCAGGTTTCTACCTTTATAATGATAAAACTGGCCAGCTTGACCTCGGGCCATTCCAAGGTAAAGTCGCCTGCATGCACATTCAGCCAGGCAACGGTGTCGTTGGCACCAGCTACGCCCAAAACGCTGTGCTGCGTGTGCCAAACGTTCACGAATTTGCTGGCCACATCGCTTGCGACTCTGCCAGCAACGCTGAGATCGTTGTTCCCATCACAGTTGACAATCGGGTGGTCGCCATCATGGACATCGACTCGCCAACACTGGATCGGTTTAGTGAAAATGACGAAGCCATCCTCACTAAGTTTGGTGAGACGTTGGCGGCGCACCTTGACACTGCTGCGCTAAACACGGTATACTAG
- the ezrA gene encoding septation ring formation regulator EzrA, producing MIWFFVIVVIIVVAAGGVWWLQHYFQTRIKNLDAQVEAIDVGALSSQIRSIEQLKLTGDSLATFSKWERAFDQLNDDDLADLQKILLDLEDQAKRFRFDHAQKIAKVLEAKIDTARQQYDLISQALQDIRHDEADNRSKMLQLRDDYQVSRKTILAKSFVFGDAQPALEQQLQQLAELFQKIDQINNDGDHQAAKSEIKQLSEEMAALRRQVKELPPLVNEQVNEFPAQINEIEHGYRQLTTAHYVFTDDIPGMVEDVNEKMADANTALKSLDVDATEAANSEIEAEIDKMYAIMEKEMQARKRVDAAAPDLRQFIDHALRQNRELQTELDHLNQSYTLNHNEIKIAKDLKTQLDSIDANYIKDTDAIEAGKAVYSDVIERFDATKDELTAIEKQQVQINQAVAGLKKGEIVANKQAENFELDMRNIKHEILRHHLPGLPQDYVSQVKHVTAEIEQLNHDLDQVKINMDAIAKFLIKIASDIDALKKATSALIDAAGLTEELMQYANRYKTTVKPVAEAVHQATESYMQFDYKQAADTLATALEQTEAGSYKKVEDAYLARKKASLY from the coding sequence ATGATCTGGTTCTTTGTTATCGTAGTGATCATAGTTGTCGCTGCCGGCGGTGTCTGGTGGCTGCAGCATTATTTTCAGACTCGAATCAAGAACTTGGACGCGCAAGTCGAAGCGATCGACGTTGGTGCGCTGTCGAGTCAGATTCGCAGCATCGAGCAGTTAAAGTTAACTGGCGATAGTCTGGCAACGTTCAGCAAGTGGGAACGGGCCTTTGATCAGTTGAATGATGACGACTTGGCTGACCTACAGAAGATTCTGCTTGATCTGGAGGACCAGGCCAAGCGTTTTCGCTTTGATCATGCCCAGAAAATTGCTAAGGTGCTGGAAGCAAAAATTGACACAGCCCGCCAACAATATGACTTGATCAGCCAAGCCTTACAAGACATTCGGCATGATGAGGCGGATAATCGCAGCAAGATGTTGCAGTTACGTGATGATTATCAAGTGTCGCGTAAAACGATCCTCGCCAAAAGTTTTGTCTTCGGGGATGCCCAGCCGGCTTTGGAGCAACAGTTGCAACAACTTGCTGAACTTTTTCAAAAAATTGACCAGATTAATAATGATGGCGATCATCAAGCTGCCAAGAGCGAGATAAAGCAGTTAAGTGAAGAGATGGCGGCATTGCGGCGTCAAGTTAAAGAATTGCCACCGCTTGTCAATGAACAGGTGAACGAATTCCCGGCGCAGATTAATGAAATCGAGCATGGCTATCGGCAGTTGACAACGGCTCATTATGTTTTCACTGATGATATTCCGGGCATGGTCGAGGATGTTAACGAAAAGATGGCTGACGCTAACACCGCGCTTAAGTCGCTTGATGTGGACGCCACAGAAGCGGCTAACAGCGAAATTGAAGCTGAGATTGATAAGATGTACGCAATTATGGAAAAGGAAATGCAGGCTAGAAAGCGCGTCGATGCTGCTGCGCCAGACCTGCGCCAATTTATTGATCACGCCTTGCGTCAAAATCGCGAGTTGCAGACAGAACTGGATCATTTGAATCAGAGCTACACGTTGAATCACAATGAAATCAAAATTGCCAAGGATTTAAAGACGCAGCTTGATTCGATCGATGCCAACTATATTAAGGATACGGATGCGATTGAAGCTGGTAAGGCCGTGTATTCTGATGTGATTGAGCGGTTTGATGCCACCAAAGATGAGTTGACAGCGATTGAGAAGCAGCAGGTTCAAATTAATCAAGCGGTCGCAGGCTTAAAGAAAGGCGAGATTGTCGCCAACAAGCAGGCAGAGAATTTTGAACTGGATATGCGTAACATCAAACACGAAATTTTACGGCATCACCTACCTGGTTTGCCACAAGATTATGTGAGCCAGGTCAAGCACGTCACTGCCGAGATCGAGCAATTAAACCATGATCTTGATCAAGTGAAAATTAACATGGATGCGATTGCGAAGTTTCTGATTAAAATTGCCAGTGATATTGATGCGTTGAAAAAAGCTACCAGCGCTTTGATTGACGCTGCGGGTTTGACAGAAGAATTGATGCAGTATGCCAACCGCTATAAAACAACAGTGAAGCCAGTCGCCGAAGCAGTGCATCAGGCTACTGAGTCGTATATGCAATTTGATTATAAGCAAGCCGCGGATACCTTAGCGACGGCATTGGAGCAAACCGAAGCCGGAAGCTATAAGAAGGTTGAGGATGCGTACCTTGCGCGGAAGAAAGCTTCATTATATTAG